Proteins from a genomic interval of Drosophila melanogaster chromosome 2R:
- the CG13545 gene encoding uncharacterized protein, protein MKFLVCLALFIAAAQAHVVAPAVATYSAVPALTYAAAAPVTTYSAAIPRAYSAYAAPSVYAAPSVYAAPSVYSSSYVAAPSVYSAYAAPAVVSTLLKK, encoded by the exons atgaaa TTCCTCGTCTGCTTGGCTCTCTTCATCGCCGCCGCCCAGGCTCATGTTGTGGCACCCGCTGTGGCCACTTACTCCGCTGTTCCGGCCCTGACCTACGCCGCCGCCGCTCCTGTGACCACCTACTCGGCCGCCATTCCCCGCGCATACTCCGCCTACGCCGCCCCCTCCGTTTACGCCGCTCCATCCGTCTATGCCGCCCCCTCCGTCTACTCCTCATCCTATGTGGCCGCGCCCTCCGTGTATTCCGCCTACGCTGCCCCCGCCGTCGTCTCCACTCTGCTCAAGAAGTAA
- the side-V gene encoding sidestep V, isoform A, whose product MDTFSAAVFPRQPVAFVLVLATALSLVQGEQHPATADEGPLSEILTAVGSEVALPCDLVPGTGIVDKVQLVIWYRQGNVKPIYTFDARGRPLNLGIPWADESVFNKKAHFHHDTDPPALRIKNIQTSDAGLYKCRVDFHKSPTRNWRINVTVLVPPTALTILDHHGAEIRDQTAGPYLEGDSIDLTCLSSGGVPPPRVSWWREHALIDDSFQVLPDGSVRNVLRLKNIQRKDLLTMYTCQASNGHVVPALTKKVILDMNLPPLSLLLQGLNHAVIAGTRSHVTCTAIGARPPPEIIWSKAGQIVRGATSSTSSDGNTTISELMLIPVPEDNERQVVCSISLNAGITSQQLHEGHTTVMTTLGNGHTGLYLKDSRVLNVTHAPIVNLNLGAPLDPDNLLKGTDVYLECDVKANPAITRVEWYHSDKQLHSSRGIIISNQTLVLQGISKSSHGQYFCRASNLQGSVSSNEVYLDVKYPPVCKSESTIIRAALKQTINITCEVDANPVDNLNYKWHFNNSLESLIELPQLGQGAPVMLASGSDQSGYYQRSKRKHSHGMQQRLLHGRHGRMAAVRFEDEDEDGYGEFEEYGDEVGQPFTQMVYSNMVHKNHVESSKQQQRKQLSPQQQQQQQQMASGGSSGDSHTPSGGVILERKRLVALHKQHHRGGVATPPTTTAAPPLNNVYSYHVESYESFGAISCVASSPMGHSAPCWYHIQPADLPEPVKNCTAYNATANSLQIQCIPGYDGGIPQHFHAQIYDELNRQILYNASYKYSEFTVKRLPSDSVFVIRITAVNAQGASKVAYRLRGRTLSAPLLRTASSTAVLVQLTPLLGALVGVIATLILVAICVVIVIKFRSKRGGRRHGSGADATTTEADKGSAEPLSRNMGSHSSLEDKNPDVVPQEANSEDEFHQEEKAFDRLNMESQRILYTPPTRINTASPPPPSLSPTFGKQYGELSLTTNPAFSLYNTPQRAPAVQRPVYTAPPPLLSTRTPPNIYTRIPGRGGGGGGATVTAAGAGGYHLPAYETRTSPTSPYGSTTTCTMPLLGGQSNGSLQSGGVGGVGGLVGGGACNTLPHPGSLHVGGISAALTSSVTSGNITIGAAQSLLTSPRSQTATYSTTLGGVQSPLLMGGGGNYETVSS is encoded by the exons ATGGATACATTTTCCGCTGCGGTTTTCCCCCGGCAGCCGGTGGCTTTCGTCCTGGTCCTGGCCACAGCTCTTTCCCTGGTCCAAGGTGAACAGCACCCCGCCACTGCAGACGAAG GACCCCTATCCGAGATTCTCACTGCCGTTGGTTCCGAGGTGGCGCTCCCATGCGATCTGGTGCCCGGAACTGGGATCGTCGACAAGGTGCAGCTGGTCATCTGGTATCGCCAGGGAAACGTGAAGCCCATCTATAC CTTTGATGCGCGAGGTCGTCCATTGAATCTGGGCATTCCCTGGGCAGATGAAAGTGTGTTCAACAAGAAGGCCCACTTCCACCACGACACAGATCCTCCTGCCCTGCGGATCAAGAACATTCAAACCTCCGATGCCGGACTCTACAAGTGCCGAGTGGACTTCCACAAGTCACCAACTCGCAACTGGCGCATCAATGTAACAGTGCTAG TTCCACCCACTGCGCTGACCATCCTGGATCACCATGGGGCCGAGATCCGGGACCAGACGGCAGGACCGTACCTGGAAGGCGACAGCATCGACCTCACCTGCCTCTCGAGCGGCGGAGTTCCTCCTCCGCGGGTCTCCTGGTGGCGGGAGCACGCCCTGATCGACGACTCCTTTCAGGTGCTGCCCGACGGCTCCGTGCGGAATGTCCTGCGCCTCAAGAACATTCAGCGGAAGGATCTCCTCACG ATGTACACCTGCCAGGCGAGCAATGGCCACGTGGTTCCAGCGCTGACCAAGAAGGTTATCCTCGACATGAATC TTCCCCCACTTAGTTTGCTTTTGCAAGGCCTTAACCATGCCGTAATTGCTGGAACCCGATCCCACGTTACTTGCACGGCCATTGGCGCTCGTCCTCCGCCGGAAATAATCTGGTCTAAGGCGGGACAGATTGTGCGGGGAGCCACCTCCTCG ACGTCGTCCGATGGGAACACAACCATATCGGAACTGATGCTGATTCCCGTTCCCGAGGATAATGAACGCCAGGTGGTCTGTTCCATTTCGCTGAATGCGGGGATTACCTCCCAGCAGCTGCATGAGGGCCACACCACTGTGATGACTACTCTGGGCAATGGACACACCGGACTCTATCTGAAGGATTCCAGGGTGCTCAATGTGACGC ATGCACCCATTGTCAACCTTAACCTGGGCGCTCCTCTCGATCCGGATAATCTGCTCAAGGGCACCGATGTCTACTTGGAGTGCGATGTGAAGGCGAATCCCGCGATTACACGTGTGGAGTGGTACCACAGT GATAAGCAATTGCATTCCTCCCGCGGCATCATCATCTCCAACCAGACCCTCGTCCTCCAGGGCATTTCCAAGTCCTCGCACGGCCAGTACTTCTGTCGGGCCTCAAATCTCCAGGGCAGTGTGTCCAGCAATGAGGTGTACTTGGATGTGAAAT ATCCACCCGTTTGCAAGTCGGAATCGACGATTATACGTGCCGCGCTCAAGCAGACAATCAACATCACCTGCGAGGTGGACGCGAATCCAGTCGATAATCTAAATTACAAGTGGCACTTCAACAACTCGCTGGAGAGCCTCATCGAGCTGCCCCAACTGGGCCAGGGGGCTCCGGTGATGCTGGCCTCCGGATCGGACCAGAGCGGATATTATCAGCGGAGCAAGCGGAAGCACTCGCACGGAATGCAGCAACGCCTGCTCCACGGCAGGCATGGCCGCATGGCGGCGGTGAGGTTcgaggatgaggacgaggacgGCTACGGCGAGTTCGAGGAGTATGGCGACGAGGTGGGCCAGCCCTTCACCCAGATGGTCTACTCGAACATGGTGCACAAGAACCACGTTGAGAgcagcaagcagcagcagcggaagCAGCTGTCccctcagcagcagcagcagcagcagcagatggcATCCGGCGGCTCGTCCGGAGACAGCCACACCCCCTCCGGCGGAGTCATCCTGGAGCGCAAGCGACTGGTGGCCCTGCACAAGCAGCACCACCGAGGCGGCGTGGCCACGCCCCCGACCACCACCGCCGCGCCCCCGCTGAACAACGTGTATAGCTACCACGTAGAGAGCTACGAGAGCTTCGGCGCCATTTCCTGCGTGGCCAGCAGTCCGATGGGCCACAGTGCGCCCTGTTGGTATCACATCCAGCCGGCAG ACCTTCCCGAACCCGTGAAGAACTGCACGGCCTACAATGCCACGGCCAATTCGCTGCAGATTCAGTGCATTCCCGGCTACGATGGCGGCATTCCGCAACACTTTCACGCCCAGATCTACGATGAACTGAACCGACAAATCCTTTACAATGCCTCGTACAAGTACTCGGAGTTCACGGTGAAGCGCCTGCCCAGCGACTCCGTGTTTGTCATCCGGATAACGGCGGTGAATGCCCAGGGAGCCAGCAAGGTGGCATATCGTCTGCGGGGACGCACGCTTTCGGCTCCTCTGCTGCGGACAG CCTCATCGACGGCGGTGCTGGTGCAACTGACACCCCTGCTGGGCGCCCTGGTCGGCGTGATTGCCACACTCATTCTGGTGGCCATTTGCGTGGTGATCGTTATCAAATTCCGGAGCAAGCGGGGCGGCAGGCGGCACGGATCGGGCGCGGATGCCACCACCACGGAGGCGGACAAGGGCAGTGCGGAGCCGCTGTCTCGCAACATGGGCAGCCACTCCAGCCTCGAGGACAAAAATCCGGACGTGGTGCCCCAGGAGGCCAACAGCGAGGACGAGTTTCACCAGGAGGAGAAGGCCTTCGACCGATTGAATATGGAATCACAGCGGATTTTATACACCCCGCCGACGCGGATTAACACCGCCTCTCCGCCGCCGCCCTCGCTGTCGCCCACCTTTGGCAAGCAG TACGGTGAACTGTCGCTAACCACGAATCCTGCCTTCAGCCTGTACAACACGCCCCAGCGCGCTCCTGCCGTTCAGCGACCCGTTTACACCGCCCCGCCGCCCCTTCTGTCCACAAGGACGCCCCCGAATATCTACACCCGCATCCCGGGTCGCGGGGGCGGTGGAGGCGGAGCAACGGTCACGGCGGCTGGAGCCGGCGGCTACCACTTGCCAGCGTACGAGACCCGCACTTCGCCCACCTCTCCGTATGGATCCACCACCACGTGCACGATGCCCCTGCTGGGCGGCCAGTCCAATGGCTCGCTGCAGAGCGGCGGAGTGGGCGGCGTGGGTGGCCTGGTGGGCGGTGGGGCATGCAACACGCTGCCCCACCCGGGAAGCCTGCATGTGGGCGGCATTTCGGCGGCCCTGACCAGCTCGGTGACCAGCGGAAACATCACCATCGGAGCGGCCCAGTCGCTGCTGACGTCGCCGCGCTCACAGACGGCCACGTACAGCACCACTTTGGGTGGAGTGCAGTCGCCACTCCTGATGGGCGGCGGCGGGAACTACGAGACGGTGAGCTCCTGA
- the CG13539 gene encoding uncharacterized protein, isoform A, whose translation MTDHSAHPNEEEVIGDIYLSLLSRHAHRYPEDGSHKSWILPRMMVLFASGDMDQVIEAIVSDMIHPIGTGLVASVLVEESIRDEMIKRIRANLKPMSERIQHHPNYLKTVKLIDRMNCSTIHIEEFEESDTKKRYGRRMKGSPLIVLDFPQFYFGGKPTAIMTMSTFRNMNEVVKLHSREGLNFDCITVWSAKLAQCFDLLTRVPTVDQWTFNCTKESIKVPKLPAQPTTTVIIVKNIHYEVHVIGGKIKTIAFPIVDTS comes from the coding sequence ATGACCGACCATTCAGCCCATCCAAACGAGGAGGAGGTGATCGGGGACATCTACTTGTCCCTACTCTCGCGACATGCCCACAGATATCCAGAGGATGGAAGCCACAAGTCGTGGATCCTTCCGCGCATGATGGTTCTGTTCGCCAGTGGGGATATGGATCAGGTTATAGAGGCCATAGTCTCGGACATGATCCATCCGATTGGTACTGGACTGGTGGCCAGTGTTCTGGTCGAGGAGTCCATACGGGACGAGATGATTAAGAGAATACGAGCCAACTTGAAGCCGATGAGCGAGCGCATCCAACACCATCCCAATTACCTGAAGACAGTGAAGCTCATCGATCGAATGAACTGCTCCACCATTCACATCGAGGAGTTCGAGGAGTCGGATACGAAGAAGCGTTATGGTCGCCGGATGAAGGGATCCCCTTTGATAGTCTTGGATTTCCCCCAATTCTATTTCGGTGGCAAGCCCACGGCCATAATGACTATGAGCACCTTTCGCAATATGAATGAAGTGGTTAAGTTGCATTCGCGCGAAGGTCTGAATTTCGACTGTATTACCGTGTGGTCAGCCAAGTTGGCCCAGTGCTTCGACCTGCTCACCAGGGTGCCCACGGTGGACCAGTGGACCTTCAACTGCACCAAGGAATCCATCAAGGTTCCAAAACTGCCAGCTCAACCGACCACCACAGTTATAATCGTTAAGAACATTCACTATGAAGTCCACGTCATTGGCGGAAAGATCAAAACTATAGCGTTTCCAATCGTAGATACTTCTTGA
- the CG43207 gene encoding uncharacterized protein: MTGSENFTAPGATQEEQAHNNLMMVVATLTWVMLSCLTLLIYCCNYWQILRPHSRRNPEASEAQQSTLLSVED; the protein is encoded by the exons ATGACCGGCAGTGAGAACTTTACAGCGCCAGGAG CGACCCAGGAAGAACAAGCTCATAACAAtctgatgatggtggtggccACCTTGACTTGGGTGATGCTCAGCTGCTTAA CGCTCCTCATTTACTGCTGCAATTACTGGCAAATCTTGAGGCCCCATTCCAGGCGAAACCCAGAGGCATCCGAGGCGCAGCAGAGCACGCTGCTATCGGTGGAAGATTAG
- the side-V gene encoding sidestep V, isoform B has translation MDTFSAAVFPRQPVAFVLVLATALSLVQGEQHPATADEGPLSEILTAVGSEVALPCDLVPGTGIVDKVQLVIWYRQGNVKPIYTFDARGRPLNLGIPWADESVFNKKAHFHHDTDPPALRIKNIQTSDAGLYKCRVDFHKSPTRNWRINVTVLVPPTALTILDHHGAEIRDQTAGPYLEGDSIDLTCLSSGGVPPPRVSWWREHALIDDSFQVLPDGSVRNVLRLKNIQRKDLLTMYTCQASNGHVVPALTKKVILDMNLPPLSLLLQGLNHAVIAGTRSHVTCTAIGARPPPEIIWSKAGQIVRGATSSTSSDGNTTISELMLIPVPEDNERQVVCSISLNAGITSQQLHEGHTTVMTTLGNGHTGLYLKDSRVLNVTHAPIVNLNLGAPLDPDNLLKGTDVYLECDVKANPAITRVEWYHSDKQLHSSRGIIISNQTLVLQGISKSSHGQYFCRASNLQGSVSSNEVYLDVKYPPVCKSESTIIRAALKQTINITCEVDANPVDNLNYKWHFNNSLESLIELPQLGQGAPVMLASGSDQSGYYQRSKRKHSHGMQQRLLHGRHGRMAAVRFEDEDEDGYGEFEEYGDEVGQPFTQMVYSNMVHKNHVESSKQQQRKQLSPQQQQQQQQMASGGSSGDSHTPSGGVILERKRLVALHKQHHRGGVATPPTTTAAPPLNNVYSYHVESYESFGAISCVASSPMGHSAPCWYHIQPADLPEPVKNCTAYNATANSLQIQCIPGYDGGIPQHFHAQIYDELNRQILYNASYKYSEFTVKRLPSDSVFVIRITAVNAQGASKVAYRLRGRTLSAPLLRTASSTAVLVQLTPLLGALVGVIATLILVAICVVIVIKFRSKRGGRRHGSGADATTTEADKGSAEPLSRNMGSHSSLEDKNPDVVPQEANSEDEFHQEEKAFDRLNMESQRILYTPPTRINTASPPPPSLSPTFGKQYGELSLTTNPAFSLYNTPQRAPAVQRPVYTAPPPLLSTRTPPNIYTRIPGRGGGGGGATVTAAGAGGYHLPAYETRTSPTSPYGSTTTCTMPLLGGQSNGSLQSGGVGGVGGLVGGGACNTLPHPGSLHVGGISAALTSSVTSGNITIGAAQSLLTSPRSQTATYSTTLGGVQSPLLMGGGGNYETVSSXELAKEDIKCQIVCIGGSSTCTTSTLGAERTTIV, from the exons ATGGATACATTTTCCGCTGCGGTTTTCCCCCGGCAGCCGGTGGCTTTCGTCCTGGTCCTGGCCACAGCTCTTTCCCTGGTCCAAGGTGAACAGCACCCCGCCACTGCAGACGAAG GACCCCTATCCGAGATTCTCACTGCCGTTGGTTCCGAGGTGGCGCTCCCATGCGATCTGGTGCCCGGAACTGGGATCGTCGACAAGGTGCAGCTGGTCATCTGGTATCGCCAGGGAAACGTGAAGCCCATCTATAC CTTTGATGCGCGAGGTCGTCCATTGAATCTGGGCATTCCCTGGGCAGATGAAAGTGTGTTCAACAAGAAGGCCCACTTCCACCACGACACAGATCCTCCTGCCCTGCGGATCAAGAACATTCAAACCTCCGATGCCGGACTCTACAAGTGCCGAGTGGACTTCCACAAGTCACCAACTCGCAACTGGCGCATCAATGTAACAGTGCTAG TTCCACCCACTGCGCTGACCATCCTGGATCACCATGGGGCCGAGATCCGGGACCAGACGGCAGGACCGTACCTGGAAGGCGACAGCATCGACCTCACCTGCCTCTCGAGCGGCGGAGTTCCTCCTCCGCGGGTCTCCTGGTGGCGGGAGCACGCCCTGATCGACGACTCCTTTCAGGTGCTGCCCGACGGCTCCGTGCGGAATGTCCTGCGCCTCAAGAACATTCAGCGGAAGGATCTCCTCACG ATGTACACCTGCCAGGCGAGCAATGGCCACGTGGTTCCAGCGCTGACCAAGAAGGTTATCCTCGACATGAATC TTCCCCCACTTAGTTTGCTTTTGCAAGGCCTTAACCATGCCGTAATTGCTGGAACCCGATCCCACGTTACTTGCACGGCCATTGGCGCTCGTCCTCCGCCGGAAATAATCTGGTCTAAGGCGGGACAGATTGTGCGGGGAGCCACCTCCTCG ACGTCGTCCGATGGGAACACAACCATATCGGAACTGATGCTGATTCCCGTTCCCGAGGATAATGAACGCCAGGTGGTCTGTTCCATTTCGCTGAATGCGGGGATTACCTCCCAGCAGCTGCATGAGGGCCACACCACTGTGATGACTACTCTGGGCAATGGACACACCGGACTCTATCTGAAGGATTCCAGGGTGCTCAATGTGACGC ATGCACCCATTGTCAACCTTAACCTGGGCGCTCCTCTCGATCCGGATAATCTGCTCAAGGGCACCGATGTCTACTTGGAGTGCGATGTGAAGGCGAATCCCGCGATTACACGTGTGGAGTGGTACCACAGT GATAAGCAATTGCATTCCTCCCGCGGCATCATCATCTCCAACCAGACCCTCGTCCTCCAGGGCATTTCCAAGTCCTCGCACGGCCAGTACTTCTGTCGGGCCTCAAATCTCCAGGGCAGTGTGTCCAGCAATGAGGTGTACTTGGATGTGAAAT ATCCACCCGTTTGCAAGTCGGAATCGACGATTATACGTGCCGCGCTCAAGCAGACAATCAACATCACCTGCGAGGTGGACGCGAATCCAGTCGATAATCTAAATTACAAGTGGCACTTCAACAACTCGCTGGAGAGCCTCATCGAGCTGCCCCAACTGGGCCAGGGGGCTCCGGTGATGCTGGCCTCCGGATCGGACCAGAGCGGATATTATCAGCGGAGCAAGCGGAAGCACTCGCACGGAATGCAGCAACGCCTGCTCCACGGCAGGCATGGCCGCATGGCGGCGGTGAGGTTcgaggatgaggacgaggacgGCTACGGCGAGTTCGAGGAGTATGGCGACGAGGTGGGCCAGCCCTTCACCCAGATGGTCTACTCGAACATGGTGCACAAGAACCACGTTGAGAgcagcaagcagcagcagcggaagCAGCTGTCccctcagcagcagcagcagcagcagcagatggcATCCGGCGGCTCGTCCGGAGACAGCCACACCCCCTCCGGCGGAGTCATCCTGGAGCGCAAGCGACTGGTGGCCCTGCACAAGCAGCACCACCGAGGCGGCGTGGCCACGCCCCCGACCACCACCGCCGCGCCCCCGCTGAACAACGTGTATAGCTACCACGTAGAGAGCTACGAGAGCTTCGGCGCCATTTCCTGCGTGGCCAGCAGTCCGATGGGCCACAGTGCGCCCTGTTGGTATCACATCCAGCCGGCAG ACCTTCCCGAACCCGTGAAGAACTGCACGGCCTACAATGCCACGGCCAATTCGCTGCAGATTCAGTGCATTCCCGGCTACGATGGCGGCATTCCGCAACACTTTCACGCCCAGATCTACGATGAACTGAACCGACAAATCCTTTACAATGCCTCGTACAAGTACTCGGAGTTCACGGTGAAGCGCCTGCCCAGCGACTCCGTGTTTGTCATCCGGATAACGGCGGTGAATGCCCAGGGAGCCAGCAAGGTGGCATATCGTCTGCGGGGACGCACGCTTTCGGCTCCTCTGCTGCGGACAG CCTCATCGACGGCGGTGCTGGTGCAACTGACACCCCTGCTGGGCGCCCTGGTCGGCGTGATTGCCACACTCATTCTGGTGGCCATTTGCGTGGTGATCGTTATCAAATTCCGGAGCAAGCGGGGCGGCAGGCGGCACGGATCGGGCGCGGATGCCACCACCACGGAGGCGGACAAGGGCAGTGCGGAGCCGCTGTCTCGCAACATGGGCAGCCACTCCAGCCTCGAGGACAAAAATCCGGACGTGGTGCCCCAGGAGGCCAACAGCGAGGACGAGTTTCACCAGGAGGAGAAGGCCTTCGACCGATTGAATATGGAATCACAGCGGATTTTATACACCCCGCCGACGCGGATTAACACCGCCTCTCCGCCGCCGCCCTCGCTGTCGCCCACCTTTGGCAAGCAG TACGGTGAACTGTCGCTAACCACGAATCCTGCCTTCAGCCTGTACAACACGCCCCAGCGCGCTCCTGCCGTTCAGCGACCCGTTTACACCGCCCCGCCGCCCCTTCTGTCCACAAGGACGCCCCCGAATATCTACACCCGCATCCCGGGTCGCGGGGGCGGTGGAGGCGGAGCAACGGTCACGGCGGCTGGAGCCGGCGGCTACCACTTGCCAGCGTACGAGACCCGCACTTCGCCCACCTCTCCGTATGGATCCACCACCACGTGCACGATGCCCCTGCTGGGCGGCCAGTCCAATGGCTCGCTGCAGAGCGGCGGAGTGGGCGGCGTGGGTGGCCTGGTGGGCGGTGGGGCATGCAACACGCTGCCCCACCCGGGAAGCCTGCATGTGGGCGGCATTTCGGCGGCCCTGACCAGCTCGGTGACCAGCGGAAACATCACCATCGGAGCGGCCCAGTCGCTGCTGACGTCGCCGCGCTCACAGACGGCCACGTACAGCACCACTTTGGGTGGAGTGCAGTCGCCACTCCTGATGGGCGGCGGCGGGAACTACGAGACGGTGAGCTCCTGAGAGTTAGCCAAAGAGGACATCAAGTGTCAGATCGTGTGCATTGGGGGGAGCAGCACGTGCACCACCAGCACCTTGGGCGCCGAGCGCACCACCATTGTCTAA
- the CG9899 gene encoding uncharacterized protein produces MEKMLSTYIEEAMEFYAIGKGADFKAIIEKGIASCMTTYSTYDRELYKAYALLATYLSNHAFKIIKSRPAFQAMAINCFDQLDSLRQQHDPHLQVTKGFLWMLSSSRAQDADALLISVLRNHPKNILALIGRACLAYNRQDYIGALGYFKSVLLIQPQGMADVWVGIGHCFWKMGELEKAQLSFQIALEHNGQCLNAALALALVKFEHNDEQSYQDGKMLLTAAYKENNKNPDLLSILAGMYYADGNHKLVWSFAGNAIKFTANKHIESRNYFQIAKSYHATGQFESAKKYYLLSAKSAPDGYILPLVGVAQMYLHEGELNRSKAFLESFLTSEPDEPVVMDLLAKIYLEYKCPEKIDKAIEMLVKVVESASYHQNTNSWLNLAFAYEQKRLWAHGVNAYQKAIDIYLSQGHQIPIEWLNNLASSQLMAKMPEKALNTLDDALSKCRVMNSDNKTTNLLSLQYNRGLVLEELHMFTLAAENYKSITKEYSSYHDCYLRLGVMAIQKNNHTQAIEHLKDILVEDNLNMTARTYMGDCFKGLSLDKFATFNYNMILARQSKFTNTYVSMAMGNFCLEKLQNWIAEGNFRAARKQQEKALQCFGKILDCNPKNLWAANGIGAVLSSCNNLSAGGAIFKQIIECGNKCIPAIINSAHIALVSGQYRLAIQTYERCLKDHLPKNRVDVMHCLAKALYDNGDARKAKMWLLKVRHLVPHDPFVIFNLGLAIKKETEQALALPRPQLDELMGLDGLLKVAFKLFCHINLNHPKISVRVSAKYAEDCQNLMTELIAKKRQASESHAMEEDRVQLQKQRYRDHIEHQRQQELQREEEERVRRENLKIQRKEVLERTRKIISAPLAPDVPKKSAGNGRAKKNQENGDGKAKKSGPPKKKTRKRAAGKEQEDIEPLKKPKSKEFIDTDDDNSE; encoded by the exons ATGGAGAAGATGCTGAGTACTTACATTGAGGAAGCT ATGGAGTTCTACGCAATTGGTAAAGGTGCCGATTTTAAAGCGATCATTGAGAAAGGCATTGCAAGCTGCATGACAACGTACAGCACCTACGATCGAGAACTGTACAAGGCCTACGCCCTGCTGGCCACCTATCTTAGCAACCATGCCTTTAAGATCATCAAATCTCGACCGGCTTTTCAGGCCATGGCCATTAATTGCTTTGACCAGTTGGACAGCCTTCGCCAACAGCATGATCCTCACCTTCAGGTGACTAAAGGCTTTCTCTGGATGCTCTCATCCAGCAGAGCCCAGGATGCTGACGCTCTGTTAATCAGCGTGCTCCGGAATCATCCCAAAAATATTCTGGCACTAATAGGACGTGCGTGCTTGGCCTATAATCGCCAGGATTATATTGGAGCTTTGGGCTACTTCAAGAGCGTCCTGCTGATCCAACCCCAAGGAATGGCAGACGTTTGGGTAGGCATTGGACACTGCTTCTGGAAGATGGGTGAACTGGAAAAGGCTCAATTGTCGTTCCAAATAGCTTTGGAGCACAACGGTCAATGTCTGAACGCCGCCCTTGCCTTGGCATTAGTAAAGTTCGAGCACAACGATGAGCAGTCCTATCAGGATGGAAAAATGCTGCTGACAGCAGCCTATAAGGAAAACAATAAGAATCCAGATTTGCTGAGTATTCTCGCTGGCATGTACTACGCGGATGGGAACCATAAACTGGTATGGAGTTTTGCGGGAAATGCCATTAAGTTCACCGCCAACAAACATATAGAGTCGCGGAACTACTTCCAGATAGCCAAGAGTTACCATGCAACCGGTCAATTCGAGTCGGCCAAGAAATACTACTTGCTTTCAGCAAAATCCGCGCCTGATGGATATATCCTGCCCCTGGTGGGAGTTGCCCAAATGTATCTGCATGAAGGAGAACTCAACAGATCCAAGGCGTTTTTGGAATCGTTTCTCACGTCCGAACCCGATGAGCCCGTGGTAATGgatcttttggccaaaatataCCTTGAGTATAAATGCCCAGAAAAAATCGATAAGGCCATTGAGATGCTTGTCAAGGTGGTGGAAAGCGCATCCTATCATCAAAACACCAATAGCTGGTTGAACCTGGCATTTGCCTATGAGCAAAAGCGGCTTTGGGCCCATGGCGTCAATGCCTACCAGAAGGCAATAGACATTTACTTGAGCCAGGGACATCAGATACCGATTGAGTGGCTCAATAACTTGGCCAGCAGTCAGCTGATGGCCAAAATGCCAGAGAAGGCACTCAATACCCTTGACGATGCCCTTTCCAAATGTAGAGTAATGAATAGCGATAACAAGACGACTAATCTGCTCTCATTGCAATATAATCGCGGGCTAGTTCTGGAAGAACTCCATATGTTCACCCTGGCTGCGGAGAACTATAAATCCATTACCAAAGAGTACTCGAGCTACCATGACTGCTATTTGAGATTGGGGGTAATGGCGATCCAGAAGAATAATCACACCCAAGCCATTGAGCATTTGAAGGATATCCTAGTTGAGGACAACTTAAATATGACAGccag AACCTATATGGGCGATTGCTTCAAAGGTCTCAGCCTGGACAAGTTTGCTACCTTCAACTACAACATGATCCTTGCCAGACAATCTAAATTTACGAACACCTATGTTAGCATGGCGATGGGCAATTTTTGTCTTGAAAAATTGCAGAATTGGATTGCTGAAGGAAATTTCAGAGCTGCCCGTAAACAGCAAGAGAAGGCCCTTCAGTGCTTTGGCAAG ATCCTCGATTGCAATCCAAAGAACCTGTGGGCAGCCAATGGCATTGGcgctgttttgagcagctgtAATAACCTCTCAGCTGGCGGTGCCATTTTTAAGCAAATTATCGAGTGTGGGAATAAGTGTATTCCCGCCATAATAAACTCGGCTCACATAGCGCTCGTAAGTGGCCAATACAGGTTGGCCATTCAGACCTACGAACGATGCCTGAAGGACCATCTTCCCAAAAACCGTGTGGACGTTATGCACTGCTTGGCCAAAGCTTTGTATGACAACGGTGATGCCCGAAAGGCCAAGATGTGGCTGCTCAAGGTGCGCCACTTGGTACCCCACGATCCATTTGTGATCTTTAATCTGGGCCTGGCGATTAAGAAAGAGACAGAACAAGCATTGGCTCTTCCACGGCCCCAATTGGATGAACTCATGGGCCTCGATGGGTTGCTTAAGGTGGCATTCAA GTTATTTTGCCATATAAATCTAAATCATCCCAAAATCTCGGTGCGTGTATCTGCAAAGTATGCCGAAGACTGTCAAAATTTAATGACCGAGCTGATTGCTAAAAAAAGACAAGCCAGCGAATCGCATGCCATGGAAGAGGACCGCGTTCAGCTGCAAAAGCAGCGATACCGTGACCACATTGAGCACCAGCGTCAGCAGGAGCTGCAgcgggaggaggaggagcgagTCCGTCGGGAGAATCTGAAGATCCAACGCAAGGAGGTCCTGGAACGCACTAGAAAGATCATTAGCGCCCCTTTGGCGCCTGACGTGCCAAAAAAGTCTGCGGGAAATGGGCGTGCCAAGAAAAATCAGGAGAATGGAGACGGGAAGGCCAAGAAGAGTGGACCCCCAAAGAAGAAGACCCGCAAACGAGCTGCTGGCAAGGAACAGGAGGATATCGAGCCTTTAAAAAAGCCAAAGTCTAAGGAATTCATTGATACGGATGATGATAACTCAGAATAG